A single genomic interval of Armigeres subalbatus isolate Guangzhou_Male chromosome 1, GZ_Asu_2, whole genome shotgun sequence harbors:
- the LOC134206656 gene encoding jerky protein-like produces MVRKYIRNMLSTYSKEALNEAAAAVWDNRMSLAESARFFNIPKPTLFRYIKGLSGIKSSSRGRSTAIPFEVEARVVSCIMTMEKKTTKTPFEDDIPGDDYFLNFKRRHGLSHKKPQSVAVARKRAADPFVISEYFQLLKEVTRYVPPERIYNIDETSFCLDPSRIKVVDAKGRAAHRLTAGPGRENYTVLMGGNAFGEKLDPLIIFQGKNLWDSWMAKEKDEFSGMTYAATENGWIESSIFSNYFRRSFLTGIGKDRPVVLIYDGHSSHVSLDIIELALKENVVFSSSPAHQPPSTANGSLCFQASH; encoded by the exons atggttCGTAAATACATCCGTAATATGTTGTCCACATATTCCAAGGAAGCACTGAATGAGGCTGCAGCTGCCGTGTGGGACAACCGAATGTCACTAGCAGAATCGGCTCGTTTCTTCAACATACCCAAACCTACTTTGTTCCGGTACATCAAAGGGCTGAGCGGAATTAAAAGCAGCTCCAGAGGCAGATCTACTGCCATTCCTTTCGAAGTGGAAGCAAGGGTGGTATCTTGTATCATGACTATGGAGAA AAAAACTACCAAGACGCCGTTCGAGGACGACATTCCAGGTGACGATTACTTCCTGAATTTCAAACGACGGCACGGACTATCCCACAAAAAGCCACAGTCTGTCGCAGTTGCCAGGAAACGAGCTGCTGATCCGTTCGTGATCTCCGAATATTTTCAGTTACTCAAAGAGGTTACCCGTTACGTTCCTCCAGAGAGAATCTACAATATCGACGAAACAAGCTTTTGTTTGGATCCAAGTCGCATCAAAGTGGTCGATGCCAAGGGAAGGGCTGCTCACAGGCTGACTGCAGGCCCCGGAAGGGAAAACTACACTGTTCTCATGGGAGGAAATGCGTTTGGAGAGAAACTTGATCCACTTATCATCTTCCAAGGCAAAAATCTGTGGGACAGCTGGATGGCTAAGGAAAAAGATGAATTCTCTGGCATGACGTATGCTGCTACTGAAAACGGTTGGATAGAGAGCAGTATTTTTTCCAAttatttccgaagaagttttcTAACTGGAATTGGAAAAGATCGTCCAGTGGTATTGATTTATGATGGTCATTCCTCACATGTTTCGCTGGACATCATCGAGTTGGCTTTGAAAGAAAACGTTGTCTTTTCTTCTTCCCCCGCACACCAGCCACCTTCTACAGCCAATGGATCTCTGTGTTTTCAAGCCAGCCACTGA